In Equus przewalskii isolate Varuska chromosome 6, EquPr2, whole genome shotgun sequence, one DNA window encodes the following:
- the LOC139084280 gene encoding basic salivary proline-rich protein 4-like, giving the protein MDTEVNPGIEENSDTEKHINLPPAALKRPNQQGCFTAPSAYLGGAPRPGNNPTQTEGRCGEGRDPPARAREGADRCVSGPCAQAGPAGVQSRRASGRHGPQPEGPPAACADADRWRPELCPRRSARTGHPSGRRRRPPGSGRSDVGGPRRQPEGQTGSGLGAWAAPVPPATRPSSTSPPASARTAAALTPLQPHRLPQRRHLLPLPADPQEMTTEGRGGGVGPAGIARKRAGPRGLEGPGGRALQVGLVLLVPRSCAVDVPGLLRLNRAPFLTFAPCLGVQPSSHSVGTLGSTWESLDSCPSLTINGSMSPDSALTLFRLQFPHLCDEGPHLRGPFHSSTLGFCDKQNLNRSPHWSKSRGLLRDPEELKQSNWQSSWTQREVRNS; this is encoded by the exons ATGGACACTGAGGTCAACCCTGGAATTGAGGAAAACAGTGATACAGAAAAGCACATCAACCTGCCACCTGCAGCTCTGAAGAG ACCAAATCAGCAGGGCTGTTTTACAGCACCTTCTGCGTACCTGGGAGGGGCACCCAGGCCAGGAAACAACCCGACACAAACCGAAGGGAGGTGCGGCGAAGGCAGGGACCCACCCGCGCGCGCACGGGAGGGTGCTGACCGCTGCGTGTCCGGGCCGTGCGCCCAGGCGGGGCCGGCGGGCGTGCAGTCCCGCCGGGCTTCTGGGCGACACGGCCCCCAGCCCGAGGGCCCGCCTGCGGCGTGTGCGGACGCTGACAGGTGGCGACCTGAGCTGTGCCCGCGGCGGTCCGCGCGAACCGGGCATCCATCAGGACGCCGCAGACGCCCCCCGGGGTCCGGGCGCAGCGACGTCGGCGGCCCCCGGCGCCAGCCCGAAGGGCAGACTGGCTCGGGACTCGGAGCCTGGGCCGCCCCTGTTCCCCCGGCGACGCGGCCCTCCTCCACCTCTCCGCCCGCCTCGGCCAGGACCGCGGCCGCACTCACCCCGCTCCAGCCGCACAGGCTCCCCCAGCGCCGCCATCTTCTCCCTTTGCCCGCAGACCCACAGGAAATGACGACAGAGGGGCGCGGCGGAGGGGTGGGGCCGGCCGGTATCGCGAGAAAGAGAGCCGGGCCTCGCGGGCTGGAGGGGCCCGGGGGCCGGGCGCTGCAGGTCGGCCTCGTGCTGCTGGTGCCGCGGTCTTGCGCCGTCGACGTCCCCGGCCTGCTGAGGTTGAACAGAGCTCCCTTCCTGACCTTTGCTCCCTGCCTCGGGGTTCAACCCTCATCCCACTCGGTTGGAACCCTTGGCTCCACGTGGGAGAGTCTGGATTCCTGTCCCAGCTTGACCATTAACGGCTCCATGAGCCCGGACTCCGCGCTTACCCTCTTtcggcttcagtttccccatctgtgcgATGAAGGGCCCCATCTCCGAGGTCCTTTCCATTCCTCAACTCTGGGATTCTGTGACAAGCAG